One window of the Peptacetobacter hiranonis genome contains the following:
- a CDS encoding ABC transporter ATP-binding protein, with protein MSILQTINLKKYYGTEPNITRAVDDVNFSVEEGEFVAVVGTSGSGKSTLLHMIGGLDKPTSGTVIVRGDDLANKNDEELTIFRRRNIGFVFQNYNLVPILNVYENIVLPVELDGNKVDENFLIEIVGMLGLEDKLKSMPNNLSGGQQQRVAIARALISKPAIILADEPTGNLDSKTSADVLGLLKNSSTKFNQTIVMITHNNDIAQLADRIVRIEDGKIVE; from the coding sequence ATGAGTATTTTACAAACTATAAATCTAAAAAAATATTATGGAACTGAACCAAATATTACTCGTGCTGTAGACGATGTTAATTTTTCTGTTGAAGAAGGCGAATTTGTCGCAGTTGTTGGAACTTCTGGAAGTGGTAAATCTACTCTTCTACATATGATTGGAGGACTAGACAAACCTACTTCTGGTACAGTTATCGTTCGTGGTGATGACCTAGCTAATAAAAATGATGAAGAACTTACAATATTCCGTCGCAGAAATATTGGGTTTGTTTTTCAGAATTATAACCTAGTTCCTATACTTAATGTTTATGAAAATATCGTACTTCCCGTCGAGCTTGATGGTAATAAGGTTGATGAAAACTTCTTAATCGAGATTGTAGGTATGCTTGGTTTAGAAGATAAGTTAAAAAGTATGCCAAATAATCTATCTGGTGGGCAGCAGCAACGTGTTGCAATAGCTAGAGCGTTAATAAGTAAGCCTGCTATCATTTTAGCTGATGAGCCAACTGGAAATCTTGATAGTAAGACTAGTGCTGATGTTTTAGGACTTTTGAAAAATAGTAGTACTAAGTTTAATCAGACTATTGTTATGATTACTCATAATAACGATATTGCTCAGCTTGCAGATAGGATTGTTAGGATTGAGGATGGAAAGATTGTTGAATAG
- a CDS encoding response regulator transcription factor, with product MRKILIVEDDKFLNKMLTYNLTSDGYDVSSIFNVKSAKDAIEKNEFDLAILDINLPDGNGYDLCDYIKSIHEETLIIFLTANDQESDQIRGYEVGAIDYITKPFVISALQRKIKAMFNILSRNKPKNDIYDDGRLFLDFSEQVASLNGNSINLSPMEYKILNLFCKNKKLVLTRQTLIEKLWDIKGKYIDEHTLTTSISRIRSKIESDGGAPYIKTIYGMGYQWTGGEGNE from the coding sequence ATGCGAAAAATTTTAATCGTTGAAGACGATAAATTCTTAAATAAAATGCTCACTTATAACCTTACATCTGATGGATATGATGTTTCTTCTATCTTCAATGTAAAATCTGCAAAAGATGCAATTGAAAAAAATGAATTTGATTTAGCAATTTTAGATATAAATCTTCCCGATGGAAATGGATATGATTTATGCGATTATATAAAATCAATACACGAAGAAACTTTGATAATATTTTTAACAGCTAACGACCAGGAAAGTGATCAGATTAGAGGATATGAAGTTGGAGCAATTGATTATATTACCAAACCATTTGTAATTAGTGCATTGCAGCGAAAAATCAAAGCTATGTTTAATATACTTTCAAGAAATAAACCTAAAAATGATATCTATGATGATGGAAGATTATTCTTAGATTTTTCTGAGCAAGTAGCAAGTCTAAATGGAAATTCTATAAACCTTTCACCAATGGAGTACAAAATTTTAAATTTATTTTGTAAAAATAAAAAACTTGTCTTAACTAGACAGACTTTAATAGAAAAACTTTGGGATATCAAAGGTAAGTATATAGATGAACACACGCTAACTACTTCTATTAGCCGTATTCGTAGCAAGATAGAATCTGATGGTGGCGCACCTTACATAAAAACAATATACGGTATGGGCTATCAATGGACTGGTGGTGAAGGTAATGAATAA
- a CDS encoding ABC transporter ATP-binding protein encodes MDLLEVKSISKTYGAGDTKVEALKDATFSVSKGEFVAIVGESGSGKSTLLNILGGIDTPTSGKVFIDGNDIFNMDNEKLTIFRRRNIGFIFQNFNLIPELTVEQNIIFPILLDYKKTDMDYLEEILSVLNLTERRNHLPSQLSGGQQQRVAIGRALITRPALILADEPTGNLDSKNSSEVITLLKNAAKKYKQTIIMITHSNGIAQAANRIIEVSDGVLTDFGRY; translated from the coding sequence ATGGATTTATTAGAAGTTAAATCAATCTCTAAAACTTACGGTGCTGGAGATACAAAAGTAGAAGCTTTAAAAGATGCTACATTCTCTGTTTCTAAAGGAGAGTTTGTAGCAATAGTTGGAGAGTCTGGATCTGGTAAAAGTACTCTTCTAAATATACTTGGAGGGATAGATACTCCTACATCTGGAAAGGTATTTATAGACGGAAACGATATATTTAATATGGATAACGAAAAACTAACTATCTTTAGAAGAAGAAATATAGGTTTTATTTTCCAAAATTTCAATTTAATTCCAGAGCTAACTGTAGAGCAGAATATAATCTTCCCTATTTTATTGGATTATAAGAAAACAGATATGGACTACCTTGAGGAAATACTTTCTGTATTAAATTTGACTGAAAGAAGAAATCATCTTCCTAGTCAGTTATCTGGTGGACAACAACAGAGAGTTGCTATTGGTAGGGCTTTAATAACTAGACCAGCTCTAATATTAGCCGATGAACCAACAGGAAACTTGGATTCTAAAAATAGCAGCGAGGTTATTACTTTATTAAAAAATGCTGCTAAAAAATACAAACAGACAATTATAATGATTACTCACAGTAATGGAATTGCACAAGCTGCAAATAGAATAATTGAAGTATCTGACGGTGTTCTTACAGATTTTGGGAGGTATTAA
- a CDS encoding type II TA system antitoxin MqsA family protein — MSFSFCEECRKMVEYKIEHKEITEYLKGSCYTYNGEIATCNECGAEVYVPEVLDGNMEKLYSEYRKKNGILNKEEIKLIPEKYKISKKKLSLMLGWGEATFTRYYDGKTPSKRYSKTLEKILKNPNEYLKILEENKEKLKSSEYLKSKEAVMNLIKCENEKKILLFSKYIIKKCGDVTPLSLQKMLYYVQGFYYAFFNSFLFEEDCEAWIHGPVYKDVYDRFKDYRYNQIESEENLDELLFTSLEISILDSVIKNFGCYSGKILEEFTHTEKPWLVARGNIPQNKKSQNIISKESIGEYFISVKNRYSMINPSDIKYYSKEMFNTYN; from the coding sequence ATGAGTTTTAGTTTTTGTGAAGAATGTAGAAAAATGGTAGAGTATAAAATTGAACATAAGGAAATTACAGAATACTTAAAGGGAAGCTGTTACACTTATAATGGTGAAATAGCAACTTGTAATGAATGTGGAGCAGAGGTTTATGTACCAGAGGTACTCGATGGAAATATGGAAAAATTGTATTCTGAATATAGAAAAAAGAATGGGATATTAAATAAAGAAGAAATAAAATTAATTCCAGAAAAGTATAAAATAAGTAAGAAAAAATTATCTCTTATGTTAGGTTGGGGAGAAGCAACATTTACGAGATATTATGATGGCAAAACACCATCAAAGAGATACTCTAAAACTTTAGAAAAAATATTAAAAAATCCAAATGAATATTTAAAAATTTTAGAGGAAAATAAAGAGAAGTTAAAGAGTAGTGAGTATTTAAAGAGTAAAGAAGCTGTTATGAATTTGATTAAATGCGAAAACGAAAAAAAGATACTTTTATTTTCTAAATATATAATAAAAAAATGTGGGGATGTAACTCCATTATCACTTCAAAAGATGCTTTATTATGTACAGGGATTTTACTATGCGTTTTTTAATTCATTTTTATTTGAGGAAGATTGTGAAGCTTGGATACACGGACCAGTTTATAAAGATGTATACGATAGATTTAAAGATTATAGATATAATCAGATAGAAAGTGAAGAAAATTTAGATGAATTACTATTTACTTCATTAGAAATATCAATATTAGATAGTGTTATAAAAAACTTTGGATGTTACAGTGGAAAAATTTTAGAAGAATTTACACATACAGAGAAACCATGGTTAGTAGCTAGAGGAAATATACCACAAAATAAAAAATCACAAAATATTATAAGTAAGGAATCGATAGGAGAATATTTTATTAGTGTAAAAAATAGATACTCAATGATTAATCCTAGTGATATAAAATACTACTCTAAAGAGATGTTTAATACATATAATTAA
- a CDS encoding sensor histidine kinase gives MDKKQSMMNILSDKDISSLFKKLIFILIVFNVTALFILFSIKSNTYLFIMADYLIMGLLMIYLVYKYFVKQDKIINNASKQIQSYINGNQNARINCNYEGSIYKLFHEINSIVSILNANAKNEEKSKVFLKNTISDISHQLKTPIASLNIYNGIIQGEADGLDTIQEFSNLSEKELDRIENLVQNLLKITKLDAGTLAFEKNPENLSDIMYSIENDFSYRASSEDKSLTFTGDDMEILCDKSWLIEALENIIKNSFDHTKSGNSINVEWRKLPTIIQIVIKDNGSGIHPQDLHHIFKRFYRSRFSKDTQGIGLGLPLAKSIIEEHNGTIEVDSSLGHYTKFTINFSIPTKL, from the coding sequence TAATGTAACTGCTCTTTTTATATTATTTAGTATTAAATCAAATACTTATCTATTTATAATGGCTGATTATTTGATTATGGGCTTACTTATGATATATCTCGTCTATAAATATTTTGTAAAACAAGATAAAATCATAAATAATGCAAGCAAACAGATTCAATCTTATATAAATGGAAACCAAAATGCTAGAATAAATTGCAATTATGAGGGCAGCATATACAAATTATTTCATGAGATAAATTCAATAGTATCAATATTAAATGCAAATGCTAAAAATGAAGAAAAGTCCAAAGTATTTTTGAAGAATACAATTTCTGATATATCTCATCAGCTAAAAACTCCTATTGCTAGTTTAAATATTTATAACGGAATAATTCAAGGTGAAGCAGATGGACTTGATACAATTCAAGAGTTTTCAAATCTATCAGAAAAAGAATTAGACAGAATAGAAAACCTAGTACAAAACTTGCTTAAAATAACTAAACTCGATGCTGGTACATTAGCTTTTGAAAAAAATCCAGAAAATCTTTCTGATATAATGTACTCTATAGAAAATGACTTCTCATATAGAGCTTCATCAGAGGATAAATCTCTAACATTTACCGGAGATGATATGGAAATATTATGTGATAAATCTTGGCTAATTGAGGCATTGGAAAATATTATAAAAAATTCATTTGACCATACAAAATCTGGAAACAGCATAAATGTTGAGTGGAGAAAATTACCTACTATAATACAAATTGTTATAAAGGACAACGGAAGTGGCATACATCCGCAAGATTTACATCACATATTTAAGCGATTTTATAGAAGTAGATTTTCTAAAGATACTCAGGGCATAGGACTTGGTCTACCCCTTGCAAAATCTATAATTGAAGAACATAATGGGACTATTGAGGTTGATAGTAGCTTAGGTCACTACACTAAATTCACTATTAATTTTTCAATTCCTACAAAATTGTAG
- a CDS encoding sensor histidine kinase produces MNKFNISDKNLFYFIQFLSIITTLIIGFVGFLISKQSIVMIITFSLVICNIFWMFCLVGILSKKLSIFTSDICDLIDNIVNGKYNPANIKDEDTLFSKINHHLSRLYLIVEQNKNRLDKERNELQSLISDISHQVKTPISNLKMVTETMLTVPISDDDKVEFLNGIQTETDKLDFLINALVKTSRLETGIIHFKKVKNRIYDTIAQAMSGIIYSAEKKNIFVSVECPNDLFLYFDSKWTSEAIFNILDNAVKYTQPGGKISVSVEKHEMYAEIKIADNGKGISESNQATIFKRFYREENVHDQPGVGIGLYLSREIISKQGGYIKVNSKVDKGSIFSIMLPVRQ; encoded by the coding sequence ATGAATAAATTTAATATCAGCGACAAAAATTTATTCTACTTCATACAATTTTTGTCAATTATAACAACTTTAATAATTGGTTTTGTTGGATTTCTTATCTCTAAACAATCCATAGTTATGATAATTACTTTTTCACTTGTAATATGCAATATATTTTGGATGTTTTGTTTAGTTGGAATTCTAAGCAAAAAGTTATCTATTTTTACATCTGATATATGTGATTTAATAGATAATATTGTCAATGGTAAATATAATCCAGCTAATATAAAAGATGAGGATACCTTGTTTTCTAAAATAAATCATCATCTATCAAGATTGTATTTAATAGTTGAACAAAATAAAAATAGACTCGATAAAGAGAGAAATGAGCTACAATCCTTAATTTCGGATATATCTCATCAAGTAAAAACTCCTATTAGCAATTTAAAAATGGTTACTGAAACAATGCTAACTGTTCCTATATCTGATGATGATAAAGTTGAATTTTTAAATGGGATACAGACTGAAACAGATAAATTAGATTTTTTAATTAATGCTTTAGTAAAAACTTCTCGCTTAGAAACAGGTATTATACATTTTAAAAAGGTTAAAAATAGAATTTACGACACTATAGCTCAAGCTATGAGTGGAATTATCTACTCTGCTGAAAAGAAAAATATCTTTGTATCGGTAGAATGTCCAAATGATTTATTTCTATATTTTGACAGCAAGTGGACATCTGAAGCTATTTTTAATATTTTGGATAATGCAGTCAAATATACTCAACCTGGTGGTAAAATTTCCGTATCTGTAGAAAAACATGAAATGTACGCAGAGATAAAAATTGCCGATAATGGAAAAGGAATCTCAGAAAGCAATCAAGCCACTATTTTTAAAAGATTTTATCGAGAAGAAAACGTGCATGACCAACCTGGTGTTGGAATTGGATTATACCTATCCAGAGAAATTATAAGTAAACAAGGTGGCTATATCAAAGTTAATTCCAAGGTAGATAAAGGATCTATTTTTTCAATTATGCTGCCAGTACGCCAATAA
- a CDS encoding ABC transporter permease, protein MKSYLSLIPISSKIHKRENRLTIMCIICSVFLVTAIFSMAEMGVRMEYENLASTHVDFNIDYLLKNSSTVQSLFSVAIFLFILVSIASILMISSSINSTVVRRIKFFGMMSCIGMSKKQIKTFVRLEALNWCKIGIPIGLVLGILCTWVLCGILKYFVGFEFSTIPMFKISYIGIISGIVLGVVTVLISSNSPAKKASKISPITAVNTNSSNLENKPKSINSRFLKIETALGVNHATSGKKNMWIMSGSFALSIILFLSFSVLIDFVEHIVPQFSNSYNLSISSEDGTNSVDRNLISKLEKINGVQKVFARRSVFDVPTNLGKNLDVNNKSDLISYGNFDLECLEKDDLLEKGSDLSKLFSKGNYVLAISDDKNNVNIGDKILLNGKNFEIAGRLKLNPFSQDGVSDGKITFIASDKVFKNLTGMSDYSLVMIKTSRAFSEKDILSIENILNNRYIFNDMRDQDTSATFFAFKLFIYGFLAVIIVVSVLNIMNSISMSVSARMNQYGSMRAIGVSNKQIVRMISSEAFTYSLCGCFIGCVIGLPISKFIYDFLISSHFAYAKWTLPVTSLVFIFLFVVGASILAVYYPIKRICNTDIRDTINEL, encoded by the coding sequence ATGAAAAGTTATCTTAGTTTAATACCTATATCTTCTAAAATACATAAAAGAGAAAATAGACTTACTATAATGTGTATTATTTGTTCTGTTTTCTTAGTTACAGCTATTTTTAGTATGGCTGAAATGGGAGTTAGAATGGAATATGAAAATCTTGCTTCTACTCATGTTGATTTTAATATAGACTATTTATTAAAAAATAGTTCAACGGTTCAAAGTTTATTCTCTGTAGCTATTTTCCTATTTATACTAGTTTCTATAGCTAGTATCCTCATGATTTCAAGTAGTATAAATAGTACAGTTGTGAGAAGAATAAAATTTTTTGGAATGATGAGCTGTATAGGAATGAGTAAAAAGCAAATAAAAACATTTGTAAGATTAGAAGCTTTAAATTGGTGTAAGATAGGTATTCCAATAGGTTTAGTTCTTGGAATATTGTGTACTTGGGTACTATGTGGGATATTAAAATATTTTGTAGGATTTGAATTTTCTACAATACCAATGTTTAAAATAAGTTATATTGGGATTATAAGTGGGATTGTTTTAGGAGTTGTGACAGTGTTGATTTCTTCAAACTCACCTGCTAAAAAAGCATCCAAAATCTCCCCTATTACCGCTGTTAATACAAATTCATCCAATTTAGAAAATAAACCTAAATCTATTAATAGTAGATTCTTAAAAATAGAAACAGCTTTAGGGGTTAATCATGCTACATCTGGAAAGAAAAATATGTGGATTATGTCTGGATCTTTTGCATTGAGCATTATTCTATTCTTATCATTTTCAGTTTTGATAGATTTTGTAGAGCATATAGTTCCTCAATTTTCAAATTCATATAATTTATCTATATCGAGTGAAGATGGAACTAATTCGGTGGATAGAAATTTAATATCAAAATTAGAAAAGATAAACGGCGTTCAAAAAGTATTTGCTCGTAGAAGTGTTTTTGATGTTCCTACAAATTTAGGAAAAAATCTAGATGTAAATAATAAATCTGATTTAATATCATACGGAAATTTCGACCTAGAATGTCTTGAAAAAGACGATTTATTAGAAAAAGGCAGTGATTTGTCCAAGTTATTTTCAAAAGGTAACTATGTTCTTGCAATATCAGATGATAAAAATAATGTAAATATTGGAGATAAAATACTTCTTAATGGCAAAAACTTTGAGATAGCTGGTAGATTAAAACTTAACCCATTTTCTCAAGATGGAGTTTCAGATGGAAAAATAACATTTATCGCATCTGATAAAGTTTTTAAAAATCTTACAGGCATGTCAGATTATTCTTTAGTTATGATTAAAACTTCAAGAGCATTTTCTGAAAAAGATATTTTATCAATAGAAAATATTTTAAATAATAGATATATTTTTAATGACATGAGAGATCAAGACACATCAGCTACTTTCTTTGCTTTTAAACTATTTATCTACGGATTTTTAGCAGTTATCATAGTGGTTTCTGTGTTAAATATTATGAATAGTATTTCGATGAGTGTCAGTGCAAGAATGAATCAGTATGGCTCTATGCGTGCTATAGGTGTTAGTAATAAGCAGATAGTGAGAATGATTTCATCTGAAGCATTTACATATTCATTATGTGGATGTTTTATTGGATGCGTTATAGGGTTACCTATTAGTAAGTTTATTTACGACTTTTTGATTTCTTCTCATTTTGCCTATGCTAAATGGACGCTACCTGTCACTTCACTTGTGTTTATTTTCTTGTTTGTGGTAGGAGCTTCTATTTTGGCTGTCTATTATCCTATAAAGCGTATATGTAATACGGATATAAGAGATACAATTAATGAATTATAA
- a CDS encoding ABC transporter permease, translating into MKWPFENDTQYSIKKLSYAQLKNNHLKKRLSIFAISLATFLISSVLLLLSGIIVVNQNGGNSITGSYHALIPNITHSQFENLSKDIRVESCGLTSHIESLKFNKDRLNVSFSNKDSLALNGLSISEGKMPTKENEILIEKEFLTSQNINAKIGEQITIPFSDKVTNNKFTITGYLKTSTKGTNRSLYAAMVSEKYFDKLNGWNKLSPAVMLKVNSNNLSSSNDIKNLVLSILKDNNMNQSPSFNEAFIKLSQPSILMILSAIVGLAIIIIASVLVIYCIFYISIINSIKSYGQLRTIGMTSKQIKKLINREGNLLAIIAIPIGLILGVVFSYLLIPKGFKFINLLWISPVVIVLTYITVRISIRKPAKIASTVSPIEASKFESNNQLSYKHNFNKLTPFSLACNQLIRYKKKNLLTLLSISLTGVLLIGFSSILSSIDAREMSLSGFKRGQFVIKINDFELRENPLEKIQVNNPLTEEVYKQLKQISGLKKIEIDKHLPASNNLKSNESDAEIIGFYKEDMPLLEKCNNEKSLPKYYDLSSKDKIVVGRPSDFEEYFGFKAKIGNIVTLKIFDGNTSRNVDFEIAAVLDESKIENNGDKIDMLILPVDSMNRISDANLIYQYVVKVDNNFENLAEKDIEQILLLNPKLGYNSLSSAISQNENFLQSSKLVLISIIILIGCFSIMNLLNTILTGVLVRRKEFALMRSVGMSKSQLFKMVYFETLIVVVSGLVLSVILGGCVGYIVCMILKNSLMSYLNYHFPLMITFIYSLIVIFLSLIISNMSLKHQNELSIIESLR; encoded by the coding sequence ATGAAATGGCCTTTTGAAAATGATACGCAATACTCTATAAAAAAGCTCTCTTATGCTCAACTAAAAAATAATCATTTAAAGAAAAGGCTTAGTATATTTGCAATTTCATTAGCTACTTTTTTAATTTCTTCTGTGCTTCTTCTTTTATCAGGAATTATCGTAGTGAATCAAAATGGTGGAAACAGCATAACTGGTTCTTATCATGCTTTAATTCCTAATATAACACATTCACAGTTTGAAAATTTATCTAAAGATATACGTGTTGAATCATGTGGACTTACTTCACATATTGAAAGCTTAAAATTTAATAAAGACAGATTGAATGTATCCTTTTCTAACAAGGATAGTCTTGCTTTAAATGGATTATCTATCTCTGAAGGTAAGATGCCTACAAAAGAAAATGAAATATTAATTGAAAAAGAGTTTTTAACGAGTCAAAATATCAATGCTAAAATAGGCGAACAAATTACCATTCCATTTTCAGATAAGGTTACTAATAATAAATTTACTATAACTGGATATTTAAAAACATCTACAAAAGGTACGAATAGATCATTATATGCAGCTATGGTTTCTGAAAAGTATTTTGATAAATTAAATGGTTGGAATAAATTATCTCCAGCTGTAATGTTAAAAGTAAATTCTAATAATTTATCTAGTTCAAATGACATTAAAAATTTAGTTTTAAGTATATTAAAAGATAATAATATGAATCAATCACCTTCTTTTAACGAAGCCTTTATCAAACTTAGCCAACCATCTATTTTAATGATTCTATCAGCAATAGTAGGTTTAGCAATCATAATAATCGCTAGTGTATTAGTAATATACTGTATTTTTTATATATCTATTATTAATTCAATTAAAAGTTATGGTCAACTTAGAACTATTGGAATGACTTCAAAGCAAATAAAAAAACTTATAAATAGAGAGGGAAACTTACTTGCGATAATAGCAATTCCTATTGGTCTAATATTGGGAGTTGTATTTTCATATTTACTTATCCCTAAAGGTTTTAAATTTATTAACTTACTGTGGATTTCTCCAGTTGTAATAGTATTAACTTATATTACTGTTAGAATATCAATAAGAAAACCTGCTAAAATAGCATCTACTGTTTCTCCTATAGAAGCTTCTAAATTTGAATCTAATAATCAATTAAGTTACAAACATAATTTTAATAAACTAACTCCTTTTTCTTTAGCATGTAATCAACTTATACGCTACAAGAAAAAGAACTTATTAACATTATTATCTATTTCACTTACTGGTGTATTGCTTATAGGATTTTCTTCTATACTTTCATCAATAGATGCTAGAGAAATGTCTTTGTCTGGTTTTAAAAGAGGTCAGTTTGTAATTAAAATCAATGACTTTGAATTAAGAGAAAATCCATTAGAAAAAATACAAGTTAATAATCCTCTTACAGAAGAAGTTTATAAACAGTTAAAACAAATTTCTGGATTAAAAAAAATTGAAATAGATAAACATCTTCCTGCTTCCAATAATTTAAAATCTAATGAATCTGATGCAGAAATTATTGGTTTTTATAAAGAAGATATGCCACTATTAGAAAAATGTAATAACGAAAAATCACTGCCTAAATATTATGATTTATCATCAAAAGATAAAATTGTTGTAGGTAGACCTTCTGATTTTGAAGAATATTTTGGATTCAAAGCAAAAATTGGTAATATTGTAACCTTGAAAATTTTTGATGGAAACACTTCAAGAAATGTTGATTTTGAAATAGCAGCTGTCCTAGACGAAAGTAAAATTGAAAATAATGGTGATAAGATAGATATGCTCATTCTCCCCGTAGATTCTATGAATAGAATATCTGATGCTAATTTAATATATCAATATGTTGTAAAAGTTGATAATAATTTTGAAAATTTAGCAGAAAAGGATATTGAGCAAATTTTATTATTAAATCCAAAGCTTGGATATAATAGTTTATCTAGTGCTATTTCTCAAAATGAAAACTTTCTACAGAGTTCAAAACTTGTTCTTATATCAATAATCATTTTGATTGGTTGCTTCTCTATAATGAATCTTTTAAATACAATTTTAACTGGTGTTTTGGTAAGAAGAAAAGAATTTGCCCTTATGAGATCTGTTGGAATGTCAAAATCACAGTTATTTAAAATGGTTTATTTTGAAACTTTAATAGTTGTTGTATCTGGGTTAGTTTTATCAGTTATACTTGGAGGTTGTGTTGGATATATTGTTTGTATGATACTTAAAAATAGTTTAATGAGTTATTTAAACTATCATTTTCCATTAATGATTACTTTTATTTATTCTTTAATAGTTATTTTTTTAAGTTTGATTATTTCTAATATGTCTTTAAAACATCAAAATGAGCTATCAATAATTGAGTCCTTGAGATAA